A single genomic interval of Helianthus annuus cultivar XRQ/B chromosome 13, HanXRQr2.0-SUNRISE, whole genome shotgun sequence harbors:
- the LOC110901390 gene encoding uncharacterized protein LOC110901390: MQATVWSKFMKKHEILLNENEYYYIYKSQLSVIKSNLKHFEKEHAISLNFDTSVKKCENLYGSVYDFIGYVDEWSEPEVTKMKTGKDSKYMNMQLLDEEGIKLKCTLWDEYCDQMFGYIQSHKEEVDVVLLVQFGSFNKYKGKIMLSNAFQITRLFINADIEEIRFVEKICKTSSNGRKSIGSSGNISLPCELIVHGMIMSVDDKDDWYYVGCDECNRKVETTFFIEEAKEGAEEPK, encoded by the exons ATGCAGGCTACTGTTTGGAGCAAGTTTATgaaaaaacatgaaattttgcttAATGAAAATGAGTATTATTACATATATAAATCTCAACTTTCTGTCATTAAGTCAAATTTGAAACACTTTGAGAAGGAACATGCTATTAGCTTAAACTTTGATACATCGGTTAAAAAGTGTGAGAATCTTTATGGAAGTGTATATG attttattGGGTATGTAGATGAGTGGTCTGAACCAGAAGTGACCAAAATGAAGACGGGAAAAGATAGCAAATACATGAACATGCAATTGCTGGATGAAGA GGGAATCAAGTTAAAGTGCACTTTATGGGATGAGTATTGCGATCAGATGTTTGGTTACATTCAGAGCCATAAAGAAGAAGTTGATGTGGTTCTGCTTGTGCAGTTTGGTAGTTTCAACAAGTATAAAG GGAAGATAATGTTATCTAATGCTTTCCAAATAACCAGGTTGTTTATCAATGCTGACATAGAGGAGATTCG GTTTGTTGAGAAGATATGTAAAACATCGTCTAATGGTCGGAAATCTATTGGTTCATCTGGAAACATCAGTCTT CCATGTGAGCTCATAGTTCATGGTATGATCATGAGTGTGGATGATAAAGATGATTGGTACTACGTTGGTTGTGATGAGTGCAATCGGAAGGTGGAGACAACATTTTTCATTGAGGAAGCTAAAGAGGGTGCTGAGGAACCAAAGTGA